One Trichormus variabilis 0441 genomic window, CCCGGAGAATTGACAGGAACCGTCGAGGATATTGGCTTACTAATTGCCAAAAAAGACGTACTCAACACCGATCCAGCCGCCGATATCGATGCACGAGTAGTAGAAGTCAAAATCCGCCTCAACCCCGAATCTAGCCAGCGAGTCACAGGTTTAACTAACTCCAAAGTCAAAGTAGCGATCGCCTTAAATTGAAAACCAACAACTAACTATGAAAAGAAAAATTCCTTTAGCATGGTTGCAATTATCGCGGGAAAAGGCACGGATGTTAGTAGCGATCGCCGGTATTGCTTTTGCAGATGTGCTGATGTTTTTACAACTTGGTATCCGCGAGGCTTTGTTTGATGGTGCTGTGCAACTACACAACAGCTTGGAAGGTGAGATTGTGCTGGTGAGTAGTCGTTACAAATCCTTATTTTCACAGCAGCGTTTTTCCCAACGCAGACTTTATCAAGCAATGGGTTTTACTGGCGTGCAATCAGTCAGTCCCATCTATGTCGATCCTCTTCCTTGGAAAAACCCTGACAATCAAGAAACTTGTAATATTTATGTTATTGCTTTTAATCCTGAAGAAAAAGTACTTAATTTAGCTGGTGTACAAGAGAATTTAACTAAATTAAGAGAACCTGATACTGTGCTGTTTGATTTAGGTTCTCGCAAAGAATTTGGTCAAATTGTTCCCAAATTTCAAACTCGTGGCACTTTCACCACAGAAATTAATAATCGTCAAATTAAAACTGTTGGCTTATTTAAATTAGGAACTTCCTTTGGCATTAATGGCAACCTCATCACTAGCGATGTGAATTTTTTTCGCCTCTTTAATCAAAGACGGCAACCAGGACTAATTGACTTAGGTTTGATTAAGTTAGAACCAGGAGCAAATATAAATTGGGTATTAGCTAACTTAAAAGCTAATCTTCCTGATGATATAAATATTTTAACAAAACAAGAGTTTGCCAACCAAGAAAGAAGCTATTGGAACAGTAGCACACCCGTAGGTTTTACATTTACGTTAGGTGCAATAATTGGCTTCATGGTAGGTGCAGTTATTGTTTATCAAATTCTCTATAGTGATGTTTCTGATCACCTACCAGAATACGCAACATTAAAAGCTATAGGCTTCAAAAATCGCTACTTACTCATAATTGTTTTTCAAGAAGCTTTGATTTTAGCCGCTATTGGCTTTATTCCTGGCATTGCCATTTCCCAAGGTTTGTATATGATTACGCGCCAAGCAACACTCCTCCCCATCATGATGACACTAGATCGGGCAGTATTTATATTTATGATCACAACTTTGATGTGTTCAATTTCTGCCTCACTAGCCATCAGAAAATTACAAGCTGCTGATCCGGCTGATATTTTCTAAACACCAATATAGTTAATTATGAATTATTATGTTACCTGCCATTGCTATTTCTCATCTCAATCATTATTATGGTGAAGGTTCACTCAAAAAGCAGATACTTTTTGATATCAATTTAACAATTCAACCAGGGGAAATTGTCATCATGACTGGCCCCTCTGGTTCAGGGAAAACTACTCTACTCACACTCATTGGTAGTTTGCGTTCTGTACAATCAGGAAGCCTGGAAATATTAGGTAAAGAGCTATCTGGTGCTACTAAAAATGAAATGGTAGAAGTGCGGCGTAACATTGGTTATATATTTCAAGCCCATAACCTTCTGGGATTTCTCACAGCCCAACAGAATGTACAAATGCCATTTGAAATGAACCAGAGTATTTCCTTTCGTGCAGCAACCACAAAAGCAGCAGAAATGCTAACAACTGTAGGTTTAGGAGAAAAACTCAATTATTATCCAGATGATCTCTCAGGTGGGCAAAAACAAAGAGTAGCGATCGCGCGTGCTTTAGTACATCACCCTAAACTAGTATTAGCCGATGAACCCACAGCCGCTTTAGATAGTAAATCCGGGCGAGATGTCGTCAATTTAATGCAGAAATTAGCTAAAGAACAGGGTTGCACAATCTTGCTAGTCACTCATGATAATCGCATTTT contains:
- the devC gene encoding ABC transporter permease DevC; translation: MKRKIPLAWLQLSREKARMLVAIAGIAFADVLMFLQLGIREALFDGAVQLHNSLEGEIVLVSSRYKSLFSQQRFSQRRLYQAMGFTGVQSVSPIYVDPLPWKNPDNQETCNIYVIAFNPEEKVLNLAGVQENLTKLREPDTVLFDLGSRKEFGQIVPKFQTRGTFTTEINNRQIKTVGLFKLGTSFGINGNLITSDVNFFRLFNQRRQPGLIDLGLIKLEPGANINWVLANLKANLPDDINILTKQEFANQERSYWNSSTPVGFTFTLGAIIGFMVGAVIVYQILYSDVSDHLPEYATLKAIGFKNRYLLIIVFQEALILAAIGFIPGIAISQGLYMITRQATLLPIMMTLDRAVFIFMITTLMCSISASLAIRKLQAADPADIF
- a CDS encoding DevA family ABC transporter ATP-binding protein; this translates as MLPAIAISHLNHYYGEGSLKKQILFDINLTIQPGEIVIMTGPSGSGKTTLLTLIGSLRSVQSGSLEILGKELSGATKNEMVEVRRNIGYIFQAHNLLGFLTAQQNVQMPFEMNQSISFRAATTKAAEMLTTVGLGEKLNYYPDDLSGGQKQRVAIARALVHHPKLVLADEPTAALDSKSGRDVVNLMQKLAKEQGCTILLVTHDNRILDIADRIIHMEDGYLHQN